A single genomic interval of Amycolatopsis albispora harbors:
- the speB gene encoding agmatinase: MSAQSPIGPVDSSKVPRFAGFATFARLPRADQVERADVAVVGVPFDAGVSYRPGARFGPAALREASRLLRPYHPELDVSPFAAAQVVDAGDIAINPFNIGEAIETLQHEAEALTADGTKLVTVGGDHTIALPLLRAAAKKHGPVALLHFDAHLDTWDTYFGEPYTHGTPFRRASEEGILDTSALSHVGTRGPLYGKRDLEEDRRLGFGIVTSGDVLRRGVTETVDALRQRIGDRPLYVSIDIDVLDPAHAPGTGTPEAGGMTSRELLEIVRGLRGLNLIGGDVVELAPAYDHAEITAIAASHVAYDLVSLLALGKSA, translated from the coding sequence GTGAGTGCGCAGTCCCCGATCGGTCCCGTCGACTCGTCCAAGGTGCCGAGGTTCGCCGGGTTCGCCACCTTCGCCCGGCTGCCGCGCGCCGACCAGGTCGAGCGCGCCGACGTCGCCGTGGTCGGGGTGCCGTTCGACGCCGGGGTGTCCTACCGGCCGGGCGCGCGGTTCGGCCCGGCGGCCCTGCGGGAGGCCAGCCGCCTGCTCCGGCCGTACCACCCGGAGCTGGACGTCTCGCCGTTCGCCGCCGCGCAGGTGGTCGACGCCGGGGACATCGCGATCAACCCGTTCAACATCGGGGAGGCGATCGAAACCCTGCAGCACGAGGCCGAAGCGCTCACCGCGGACGGCACGAAGCTGGTCACCGTCGGCGGTGACCACACCATCGCGCTGCCGCTGCTGCGCGCGGCCGCGAAGAAGCACGGACCGGTGGCGCTGCTGCACTTCGACGCGCACCTGGACACCTGGGACACCTACTTCGGCGAGCCGTACACGCACGGCACCCCGTTCCGGCGGGCGTCCGAGGAGGGCATTCTCGACACCAGCGCGCTGTCGCATGTGGGCACTCGCGGTCCGCTGTACGGCAAGCGGGATCTGGAGGAGGACCGCCGGCTCGGCTTCGGCATCGTCACCTCCGGCGACGTGCTGCGGCGTGGTGTCACCGAAACCGTGGACGCGCTGCGCCAGCGGATCGGCGACCGCCCGCTGTACGTGTCCATCGACATCGACGTGCTCGACCCGGCGCACGCCCCCGGCACCGGCACGCCCGAAGCCGGTGGCATGACCAGCCGTGAGCTGCTGGAGATCGTGCGCGGGCTGCGCGGGCTGAACCTGATCGGCGGGGACGTGGTCGAGCTGGCCCCGGCCTACGACCACGCCGAGATCACCGCCATCGCCGCCTCGCACGTGGCCTACGACCTGGTCAGCCTGCTCGCGCTCGGGAAGTCCGCATGA
- a CDS encoding sodium:solute symporter — MVADYVVIALYIAGMLGIGWYGLRLAKTKSDYLVAGRRLGWFMYSGTMSAVVLGGASTVGGVKLGYTWGISGAWLVVSIGLGILVLHALFARRLVKLKVYTVSEMLDLRYGGKSASTISGIVMWAYTLMLTVTSTLAFATVFKVLLDIPEWTGIAIGGGIVVLYSVLGGMWSITLTDIAQFVIKTIGILLVLLPVSVGAAGGFGGMAERLDASFFDFTSIGTGSIITYVLTYGFGLLIGQDIWQRVFTARTPRVATSGGIGSGVYCLIYGLAGALIGAAAKVLYPTLASAQDAFATIVADLLPAGVRGLVLAAALSAMMSTASGALIACSTVSTTDLLGKLRGRTAPSGEEAEVSKNRVTTLVLGLVAIGIAMVVTDVVAALTIAYNILVGGLLVAIIGGLFFKRGTRQGAVASMAVGALAAIVLMIVDGMAANSPIYWGLGSSLLVYLVVSLATPPTSPAVLDRWSNRLAGRETAAAEKEFTQ, encoded by the coding sequence ATGGTCGCCGACTATGTGGTGATCGCGCTCTACATCGCCGGCATGCTCGGCATCGGCTGGTACGGCCTGCGCCTGGCCAAGACCAAGAGCGACTACCTGGTGGCAGGCAGGCGGCTCGGCTGGTTCATGTACTCGGGCACGATGTCGGCGGTGGTGCTGGGCGGCGCGTCCACCGTCGGCGGCGTCAAGCTCGGCTACACCTGGGGCATCTCCGGCGCCTGGCTGGTGGTCTCGATCGGCCTCGGCATCCTGGTGCTGCACGCGTTGTTCGCGCGGCGCCTGGTGAAGCTGAAGGTCTACACCGTCAGCGAGATGCTCGACCTGCGGTACGGCGGGAAGTCCGCATCGACCATCTCGGGCATCGTGATGTGGGCGTACACGCTGATGCTCACGGTCACCTCCACGCTCGCCTTCGCCACCGTGTTCAAGGTGCTGCTGGACATCCCGGAGTGGACCGGCATCGCCATCGGCGGCGGCATCGTGGTGCTCTACTCGGTGCTCGGCGGCATGTGGTCGATCACGCTGACCGACATCGCGCAGTTCGTCATCAAGACCATCGGCATCCTGCTGGTGCTGCTGCCGGTCTCGGTCGGCGCGGCGGGCGGCTTCGGCGGCATGGCCGAGCGGCTCGACGCCAGCTTCTTCGACTTCACCAGCATCGGCACCGGCTCGATCATCACCTATGTGCTGACCTACGGCTTCGGCCTGCTGATCGGCCAGGACATCTGGCAGCGCGTGTTCACCGCGCGGACCCCGCGCGTGGCGACCAGCGGCGGCATCGGCTCCGGCGTGTACTGCCTGATCTACGGCCTCGCGGGCGCGTTGATCGGGGCCGCGGCGAAGGTCCTCTACCCGACGCTCGCCAGCGCGCAGGACGCCTTCGCCACGATCGTGGCCGACCTGCTGCCCGCCGGGGTCCGCGGGCTGGTGCTGGCCGCGGCGCTGTCGGCGATGATGTCCACCGCCAGCGGCGCGCTGATCGCCTGCTCCACGGTGAGCACCACCGACCTCCTGGGCAAGCTGCGCGGCCGGACGGCGCCGTCGGGCGAGGAGGCCGAGGTGAGCAAGAACCGGGTCACCACGCTGGTGCTCGGGCTGGTCGCGATCGGCATCGCCATGGTGGTCACCGACGTGGTGGCCGCGCTGACCATCGCCTACAACATCCTGGTCGGCGGCCTGCTGGTGGCGATCATCGGCGGGCTGTTCTTCAAACGCGGCACCCGGCAGGGCGCGGTCGCCTCGATGGCCGTCGGCGCGCTGGCCGCGATCGTGCTGATGATCGTCGACGGCATGGCCGCGAACTCGCCGATCTACTGGGGTCTCGGCAGCAGCCTGCTGGTCTACCTGGTGGTCAGCCTGGCCACCCCGCCCACTTCGCCCGCGGTGCTGGACCGCTGGTCGAACCGCCTGGCCGGCCGCGAAACCGCGGCAGCAGAAAAGGAGTTCACGCAGTGA
- a CDS encoding sensor histidine kinase, which yields MNRHLQLIPARSLRARITLLSTALSAAVSLVLLYLAWSLVGDSVAAVPELPPGTKVRVDGVNVDSSVLTAHLREHARNKVLVVGAVAFCCVVAATAVLAWTLTSRVLRPLREMTSTARRLSVESMGERIGVRNARDELGELGATLDAMLDRLQAAFDTQRRFVANASHELRTPLSVIRTELDVTLADDQADEAELRRMAGVVRDATERAEQLVSSLLLLARTDGAGVGPTEPVDLAAVVDTAWNGVYREAERRQLRTDFQLVPSYSIGDPALLERIAGNLLENAVRHNVDGGWIEAVTQPGSRWTTLRVRSSGGLVDPATVSELFEPFRREGVARTARTGAGLGLSIVRAAVQAHGGVVSAEPVVGGGLSVTVHLPALTGTGVPT from the coding sequence GTGAACCGGCACCTCCAGCTGATCCCGGCGCGGAGCCTGCGCGCCCGGATCACGCTGCTGTCGACCGCGCTGTCCGCCGCGGTCAGCCTCGTGCTGCTCTACCTGGCGTGGTCGCTGGTCGGTGACTCGGTGGCCGCGGTGCCCGAGCTGCCGCCGGGCACCAAGGTGCGCGTCGACGGCGTGAACGTGGACTCCTCGGTGCTGACCGCGCACCTGCGCGAGCACGCGCGGAACAAGGTGCTGGTGGTCGGCGCGGTCGCGTTCTGCTGCGTGGTGGCGGCGACGGCGGTGCTGGCGTGGACGCTGACTTCGCGCGTGCTGCGGCCGTTGCGTGAGATGACCAGCACCGCGCGGCGGTTGTCGGTCGAGTCGATGGGGGAGCGGATCGGCGTGCGCAACGCGCGCGACGAACTCGGTGAGCTGGGCGCGACCCTGGACGCGATGCTCGACCGGCTGCAGGCCGCGTTCGACACGCAACGCCGGTTCGTCGCCAACGCCAGCCACGAACTGCGCACCCCGCTGTCGGTGATCCGCACGGAACTGGACGTCACGCTCGCCGACGACCAGGCCGACGAGGCGGAGCTGCGCCGCATGGCCGGGGTGGTCCGCGACGCCACCGAACGCGCCGAGCAGCTGGTCAGCTCGCTGCTGCTGCTCGCGCGCACGGACGGCGCCGGGGTCGGCCCGACCGAGCCGGTGGACCTGGCGGCGGTGGTCGACACCGCGTGGAACGGGGTGTACCGGGAGGCCGAGCGGCGCCAGCTGCGCACCGACTTCCAGCTGGTGCCGTCGTACTCGATCGGCGACCCGGCGCTGCTGGAGCGGATCGCCGGGAACCTGCTGGAGAACGCGGTGCGCCACAACGTCGACGGCGGCTGGATCGAGGCGGTCACCCAGCCGGGTTCGCGGTGGACCACGCTGCGGGTGCGGTCTTCGGGCGGGCTGGTCGATCCGGCGACGGTGTCCGAGTTGTTCGAGCCGTTCCGCCGGGAGGGCGTGGCGCGCACGGCGCGGACCGGCGCCGGGCTCGGGTTGTCGATCGTGCGTGCCGCGGTGCAGGCGCACGGCGGCGTGGTTTCGGCGGAACCCGTGGTGGGCGGCGGGCTTTCGGTGACCGTGCACCTGCCCGCGCTGACCGGGACCGGGGTGCCCACGTGA
- a CDS encoding thiamine pyrophosphate-binding protein, with the protein MRIGGDLVVETLRALGADTVFGLPGQHALGLFEALRRAPELRLIGARVENNLAFAADGHARARLTAQPGGPVPVTPMIVSTGPGALLTLASLQESRASSVPVLGISSQVPAAGLGGGRHGYLHELPDQAASFRDVVKSVHVVRTASQIPGALREAWESAATVPYGPVWVEIPQDVLLAPAALPPITSVTATPKPLAPLPELTAEAARLLGSARNPVILAGGGVVRSGAQAELRALAELVRAPVLSSFGGKGSIAWDHPLSGQSWLEDWHSTEFLAGADVLLVLGSGLGELTSNYHRFTPRGRMIQIEADAGKLESNHPALGIHADVRLALTALLEAAPAREADGRAEAAVAELLAKVRARIGAQSLDLEQRVLAEVRAALPEGTPSFWDMTVLGYWAWSAWNADGAPIHTAQGAGGLGYGLPGALGAAAARRGPVLAVSGDGGAMYGIAELASAAQHGLDVTWLVVDDGGYGILREYMTGAFGQAHATELARPDFVALAKAFGVPATLSTVDGLRADLAKALATPGPSVVVLPALLRMFEPTHLDHPEQ; encoded by the coding sequence ATGAGGATCGGCGGCGACCTGGTGGTCGAGACGCTGCGGGCGCTCGGCGCGGACACCGTCTTCGGGCTGCCCGGCCAGCACGCGCTCGGCCTGTTCGAGGCGCTGCGCCGGGCCCCCGAACTGCGGCTGATCGGCGCGCGGGTGGAGAACAATCTCGCCTTCGCCGCCGACGGCCACGCCCGTGCCCGGCTCACCGCGCAGCCCGGCGGACCGGTGCCGGTGACCCCGATGATCGTCTCCACCGGACCGGGTGCGCTGCTGACGTTGGCTTCACTGCAGGAATCCCGGGCGTCCTCGGTGCCGGTGCTCGGCATTTCCAGCCAGGTCCCGGCGGCCGGGCTCGGCGGCGGGCGGCACGGTTACCTGCACGAACTCCCGGACCAGGCGGCGAGTTTCCGCGACGTGGTGAAGTCGGTGCACGTGGTGCGCACGGCCAGCCAGATCCCGGGCGCGCTGCGCGAGGCGTGGGAGTCGGCGGCGACCGTGCCGTACGGCCCAGTGTGGGTGGAGATCCCGCAGGACGTGCTGCTGGCCCCGGCCGCCCTGCCGCCGATCACGTCGGTCACCGCCACGCCGAAGCCACTGGCGCCGCTGCCCGAACTGACCGCCGAAGCCGCGCGGTTGCTGGGTTCCGCGCGCAACCCGGTCATTCTCGCGGGCGGCGGGGTGGTCCGCTCGGGCGCGCAGGCGGAACTGCGCGCACTGGCCGAACTGGTCCGCGCGCCGGTGCTGTCCTCCTTCGGCGGCAAGGGATCCATCGCCTGGGACCACCCGCTGTCCGGGCAGTCCTGGCTGGAGGACTGGCATTCCACCGAGTTCCTGGCCGGCGCGGACGTGCTGCTGGTGCTCGGCTCCGGGCTCGGTGAGCTGACCAGCAACTACCACCGGTTCACCCCGCGGGGCCGGATGATCCAGATCGAGGCGGACGCCGGGAAGCTGGAGTCCAACCACCCCGCGCTGGGCATTCACGCCGACGTCCGGCTCGCGCTCACCGCGTTGCTGGAGGCGGCCCCGGCGCGGGAAGCCGACGGGCGGGCCGAAGCCGCCGTCGCCGAGTTGCTGGCCAAGGTTCGTGCCCGGATCGGTGCGCAGTCGCTCGACCTGGAACAGCGGGTGCTCGCCGAGGTCCGCGCGGCGCTGCCCGAAGGCACCCCGAGCTTCTGGGACATGACCGTGCTCGGTTACTGGGCCTGGTCGGCCTGGAACGCCGACGGCGCCCCGATCCACACCGCGCAGGGCGCGGGCGGGCTGGGTTACGGCCTGCCCGGCGCGCTCGGGGCGGCCGCCGCGCGGCGTGGCCCGGTGCTGGCCGTGTCCGGTGACGGCGGGGCGATGTACGGCATCGCGGAACTCGCCTCCGCCGCGCAGCACGGCCTGGACGTCACCTGGCTGGTCGTGGACGACGGTGGTTACGGCATTCTCCGCGAGTACATGACCGGCGCCTTCGGCCAGGCACACGCCACCGAACTGGCCCGGCCGGACTTCGTCGCGCTGGCGAAGGCGTTCGGCGTGCCAGCAACCTTGTCCACTGTGGACGGCCTGCGCGCCGACCTGGCGAAGGCGCTGGCCACACCGGGCCCGAGCGTGGTGGTGCTGCCCGCGCTGCTGCGCATGTTCGAACCCACCCACCTCGACCACCCTGAGCAGTGA
- a CDS encoding peroxidase family protein: MHRHSRESYYVVGEGDLSFDAERNPVSSRPSARSELRRFRFSRLGPVGEQVDPALAQELAAAMTVEQDTSGAAPVEPVPAGFTYLGQFVDHDLTLDRTAVDFGEDVSLEDLIAGRSPALDLDALYGRGPERDRHLYTDGVHLKVGTTAAVPLDGANTNRTGFDLPRKGTGETKAEERSAVIPDARNDENLAVAQTHLAFIHFHNKVADVLAAEGVPPAQLFERARAEVVRHYQWLLRTDYLPRIADPAVVTEVFTNGRRFFEPAPDAHDAATMPIEFSVAAFRLGHSMARATYQWNRFFRAGAPAGIATMLQLFIFSGTSGTLSPTGNPADLDDPNAGTFLRLPTNWIVDWRRLHDFPGAGRPDLGVPEGEGNVARRIDTLLTNPLATLPAGTFDGRGQNLAPDDIQRNLAYRNLIRANMVKLASGQQMAAFFGVKELTGDELLSGDGQGANLAALSEEHREALVARTPLWFYILREAEVHGGKLGAVGATIVAEVFSRCMDAARYSILREPAWRPRFGTAEGRFGMADLLLFAFDGDPAKLNPLGDG, encoded by the coding sequence ATGCACAGACATTCTCGGGAAAGCTATTACGTGGTCGGTGAAGGTGATCTTTCCTTCGACGCCGAGCGCAATCCGGTCAGCAGCCGCCCGTCCGCCCGCTCGGAACTGCGCCGGTTCCGGTTCTCGCGGCTGGGCCCGGTGGGGGAGCAGGTGGATCCCGCGCTCGCCCAGGAGCTGGCCGCGGCGATGACGGTGGAGCAGGACACCTCGGGCGCGGCGCCGGTGGAGCCGGTGCCCGCCGGGTTCACCTATCTCGGCCAGTTCGTCGACCACGACCTCACCCTCGACCGCACCGCGGTGGACTTCGGTGAGGACGTCTCGCTGGAGGACCTGATCGCCGGGCGCTCGCCCGCGCTCGACCTGGACGCGCTCTACGGCCGCGGCCCCGAGCGGGACAGGCACCTCTACACCGACGGCGTGCACCTGAAGGTGGGCACCACCGCGGCGGTGCCGCTGGACGGGGCGAACACCAACCGCACCGGGTTCGACCTGCCGCGCAAGGGCACCGGGGAGACCAAGGCCGAGGAGCGCTCGGCGGTCATCCCGGACGCGCGCAACGACGAGAACCTGGCCGTGGCGCAGACGCACCTGGCGTTCATCCACTTCCACAACAAGGTGGCCGACGTGCTGGCCGCCGAGGGCGTGCCGCCGGCGCAGCTGTTCGAGCGGGCCAGGGCCGAAGTGGTGCGGCACTACCAGTGGCTGCTGCGCACCGACTACCTGCCGCGCATCGCCGACCCGGCCGTGGTCACCGAGGTGTTCACGAACGGGCGGCGGTTCTTCGAGCCCGCGCCGGACGCGCACGACGCGGCGACCATGCCGATCGAGTTCTCCGTGGCGGCCTTCCGGCTCGGGCACAGCATGGCGCGCGCCACCTACCAGTGGAACCGGTTCTTCCGGGCGGGCGCGCCCGCTGGGATCGCCACCATGCTGCAGTTGTTCATCTTCAGCGGCACCTCGGGCACGTTGTCGCCGACCGGGAACCCGGCCGATCTCGACGACCCGAACGCGGGCACCTTCCTGCGGTTGCCGACCAACTGGATCGTGGACTGGCGGCGGCTGCACGACTTCCCCGGCGCGGGGCGGCCGGATCTCGGTGTGCCGGAAGGGGAGGGCAACGTCGCGCGGCGGATCGACACGCTGCTCACCAACCCGCTCGCCACGCTGCCCGCGGGCACCTTCGACGGCCGCGGGCAGAACCTGGCGCCGGACGACATCCAGCGGAACCTGGCCTACCGCAACCTGATCCGGGCGAACATGGTGAAACTGGCGTCGGGGCAGCAGATGGCCGCGTTCTTCGGGGTGAAGGAGCTCACCGGGGACGAGCTGCTGTCCGGTGACGGGCAGGGCGCGAACCTGGCGGCGCTGAGCGAGGAGCACCGGGAGGCGCTGGTCGCCAGGACGCCGCTGTGGTTCTACATCCTGCGCGAGGCGGAGGTGCACGGCGGGAAGCTCGGTGCCGTCGGGGCCACGATCGTGGCCGAGGTGTTCAGCCGATGCATGGACGCCGCGCGGTACTCGATCCTGCGGGAACCGGCCTGGCGCCCGCGCTTTGGCACGGCGGAGGGCCGGTTCGGCATGGCGGACCTCCTGCTGTTCGCCTTCGACGGCGACCCCGCCAAACTCAACCCCCTGGGCGACGGCTGA
- a CDS encoding PucR family transcriptional regulator encodes MARNAETFGTPVNIPLRAVVGNSELAVEVVRETLRPGALDLPVRWAHVCELRDPSPYLLGEELLLTAGVNLPAEQAEVDRYVRGLRAAGITALGFGITPPMHEQLPEPLRRACARAGLPLLVIGVRTPFIAVNRVVAVALAEAAQREQRRITQAREALTRAAAGGLAELARGLAKHVSGWVALVGKNDVLAAEHEVPSPFPPELGELFARLRGGSGIRSATTELPDGTFVVAQPVYPQATASHLVVVGRRARFDGTDRAIVAVGAALFGLASRAGSDTAGLGAAVTALVLAEHPPAAPLAELLGEGDYRVVAGFAHGAGPGDVAAGYDWLRTRLDTPLVELKPGPRFTAVVRTPPDARAREELLAAGWLVVVSAPHPVERLPDTAAELAALEQRALVLGRPVLADGSGLAALVPPGHAADYAERTLAPLRALGDDGLLDTLRTWLAHHGGWDRTASALGVHRNSVRHRIARVERVLGVDLADPETRMELWFALRWAGS; translated from the coding sequence ATGGCCAGGAACGCGGAAACCTTCGGCACTCCGGTGAACATTCCGTTACGGGCGGTTGTCGGCAACTCGGAGCTGGCCGTGGAGGTGGTCCGCGAGACGCTGCGGCCGGGCGCGCTCGACCTGCCGGTCCGCTGGGCGCACGTGTGCGAGCTGCGTGACCCGTCGCCGTACCTCCTCGGCGAGGAACTGCTGCTCACCGCGGGCGTGAACCTGCCGGCCGAGCAGGCCGAGGTGGACCGGTACGTGCGCGGGCTGCGTGCCGCGGGCATCACCGCGCTCGGCTTCGGCATCACCCCGCCGATGCACGAGCAACTGCCGGAACCCCTGCGCCGCGCCTGCGCCCGCGCCGGCCTGCCGCTGCTGGTGATCGGGGTGCGGACGCCGTTCATCGCGGTGAACCGGGTGGTCGCGGTCGCGCTGGCCGAGGCGGCGCAGCGCGAGCAGCGGCGGATCACCCAGGCGCGTGAGGCGCTGACCAGGGCCGCCGCCGGTGGGCTGGCCGAGCTGGCGCGCGGGCTGGCCAAGCACGTGTCCGGCTGGGTGGCGCTGGTCGGGAAGAACGACGTGCTGGCCGCCGAGCACGAGGTGCCGTCGCCGTTCCCCCCGGAGCTGGGGGAGTTGTTCGCCCGGCTGCGGGGCGGGTCGGGCATCCGCAGCGCCACCACGGAACTGCCGGACGGCACCTTCGTGGTCGCCCAGCCGGTGTATCCGCAGGCCACTGCGTCACACCTGGTGGTGGTCGGCAGGCGGGCGCGGTTCGACGGCACCGACCGGGCGATCGTGGCGGTCGGCGCGGCCCTGTTCGGGCTGGCCAGCCGCGCCGGCTCGGACACCGCCGGGCTCGGGGCCGCGGTCACCGCGCTGGTGCTCGCGGAACACCCGCCCGCGGCCCCGCTGGCCGAACTGCTCGGCGAGGGCGACTACCGCGTGGTCGCCGGGTTCGCGCACGGAGCCGGTCCCGGTGACGTCGCCGCCGGGTACGACTGGCTGCGCACCCGGCTCGACACCCCGCTGGTGGAGCTGAAACCGGGCCCCCGGTTCACCGCGGTCGTCCGCACCCCGCCGGACGCGCGTGCCCGCGAGGAACTGCTCGCCGCGGGCTGGCTGGTCGTGGTGAGCGCACCGCACCCGGTCGAGCGCCTGCCCGACACCGCCGCCGAACTGGCCGCCCTGGAGCAGCGCGCGCTGGTGCTCGGCCGCCCGGTGCTGGCCGACGGCAGCGGGCTGGCCGCGCTGGTGCCGCCGGGCCACGCCGCCGACTACGCCGAGCGCACGCTCGCGCCGCTGCGGGCGCTGGGCGACGACGGCCTGCTCGACACCCTGCGCACCTGGCTGGCCCACCACGGCGGCTGGGACCGGACCGCGTCCGCGCTGGGCGTGCACCGCAACAGCGTGCGGCACCGGATCGCCAGGGTGGAACGCGTGCTCGGGGTCGATCTCGCCGACCCGGAAACCCGGATGGAGCTGTGGTTCGCGTTGCGCTGGGCCGGCTCGTGA
- a CDS encoding response regulator transcription factor yields the protein MRILVVEDEEPLAEAIARGLRREGMAVDVAFTGDEGHEKSTITRYDVVLLDRDLPGMSGDELCKEIVESGELTRVLMLTASGTVEDRVAGLSLGADDYLAKPFAFPELVARVRALGRRATPAAPPLLTAGDVRLDPAKRTVSRAGGPVELTRKEFGVLEVLLSAGGSVVSSEELLERVWDENADPFTTTVRVTVMTLRKKLGEPGIIETVVGSGYRVPGAGHG from the coding sequence GTGCGGATTCTGGTAGTCGAAGACGAAGAACCCCTCGCCGAGGCCATCGCCAGAGGCCTGCGCCGCGAGGGCATGGCGGTCGACGTCGCCTTCACCGGCGACGAGGGCCACGAGAAGTCCACCATCACCCGGTACGACGTGGTCCTGCTCGACCGCGACCTGCCCGGCATGTCCGGCGACGAGCTGTGCAAGGAGATCGTCGAGTCCGGTGAGCTGACCAGGGTGCTGATGCTGACCGCCAGCGGCACGGTGGAGGACAGGGTGGCCGGGCTGTCGCTCGGCGCCGACGACTACCTCGCCAAGCCGTTCGCCTTCCCCGAACTCGTCGCCAGGGTGCGGGCACTGGGCAGGCGCGCCACCCCGGCCGCGCCGCCGCTGCTCACCGCCGGCGACGTCCGGCTCGACCCGGCCAAGCGCACGGTCAGCCGCGCCGGCGGGCCGGTGGAGCTGACCCGCAAGGAGTTCGGCGTGCTGGAGGTGCTGCTCTCCGCCGGTGGTTCGGTGGTCAGCAGCGAGGAACTGCTGGAGCGGGTCTGGGACGAGAACGCCGACCCGTTCACCACGACCGTCCGGGTCACCGTGATGACCCTGCGCAAGAAGCTGGGCGAACCTGGGATCATCGAGACCGTGGTGGGATCTGGCTACCGGGTACCCGGTGCCGGTCACGGGTGA
- a CDS encoding winged helix DNA-binding domain-containing protein, with translation MTDVPLARAHAQLLAGPRADGVAEVVRQVVALQAQDIRANRLGVRVRSAGLTASDVDTACASGAVVRTWAMRGTLHMLAAEDAAWIVGLLGPRFAAAGRGRRRQLGLDDEVAARGVAALRAVLAGKSLPRNEIVAELAAHGVVLDPKSQAPAHLLAYAAMTGVICRGADAGDEPTYALFPEWVGPFETLREDEALARLASRYLAAYAPATAEDFAAWSGLTLRQARAGFADADHSEVAVVDDFSVRLLGHFDTYLLGYRSRELAVPAEHDRRIQAGGGFIMPAVLVNGRVVGTWRQERKKGVLEVRVEPFGELPGCLRSALSAEVDDLGRFLRIPVVFHSAG, from the coding sequence GTGACCGACGTGCCGCTCGCCCGTGCGCACGCGCAACTGCTCGCCGGGCCGCGGGCGGACGGCGTGGCCGAGGTCGTGCGCCAGGTGGTCGCCCTGCAGGCGCAGGACATCCGGGCCAACCGGCTGGGGGTGCGCGTGCGGTCCGCCGGGCTGACGGCGTCCGATGTGGACACCGCGTGTGCTTCGGGTGCGGTGGTCCGGACCTGGGCGATGCGCGGCACGCTGCACATGCTGGCCGCCGAGGACGCCGCGTGGATCGTCGGGCTGCTCGGGCCGCGGTTCGCCGCGGCGGGCCGGGGACGCCGACGCCAGCTCGGGCTGGACGACGAGGTCGCCGCGCGCGGGGTCGCCGCGCTGCGGGCCGTGCTCGCCGGGAAGTCCTTGCCGCGCAACGAGATCGTCGCTGAACTAGCGGCGCACGGGGTGGTGCTGGACCCGAAGTCGCAGGCGCCCGCGCACCTGCTCGCGTACGCCGCGATGACCGGGGTGATCTGCCGGGGCGCGGATGCCGGTGACGAGCCGACGTACGCGTTGTTCCCGGAGTGGGTCGGTCCATTTGAGACACTGCGGGAAGACGAGGCGCTGGCGCGGCTGGCGTCGCGTTATCTGGCCGCCTATGCTCCGGCGACCGCCGAGGATTTCGCGGCCTGGTCCGGGCTGACGCTGCGGCAGGCGCGTGCCGGTTTCGCCGATGCCGATCATTCCGAAGTGGCCGTCGTGGATGATTTCTCGGTGCGTTTGCTCGGTCATTTCGATACGTATCTGCTCGGTTACCGAAGTCGCGAACTCGCCGTTCCGGCCGAGCACGACCGGCGCATCCAGGCCGGTGGCGGGTTCATCATGCCCGCGGTGCTGGTGAACGGCCGGGTGGTCGGAACCTGGCGCCAGGAAAGGAAAAAAGGTGTGCTGGAGGTGCGGGTCGAGCCGTTCGGCGAACTGCCCGGCTGCCTGCGCTCCGCGTTGAGTGCCGAAGTGGACGACCTCGGCCGCTTCCTGAGAATTCCCGTTGTCTTCCATTCAGCGGGCTAA